The Setaria italica strain Yugu1 chromosome IX, Setaria_italica_v2.0, whole genome shotgun sequence genome has a window encoding:
- the LOC105915170 gene encoding BTB/POZ and MATH domain-containing protein 3, whose protein sequence is MASSTCTAPPPTVRGVHHFEIIGYRLIKGLSPGEYVRSGAFVVGGYRWSVRFYPGGFSPPHRAHVSAFLKITTNSARAWARFDLRLLDRATGLSRSVHRAAAPVVFDYSAAHKKCKGKRGARAFMPRAELEASPYLRGDRLTIECVVDVVVAAGEDLADIAFHVGGEVFRAHKVVLATRSPVFMAELYGGMKEKGMERIAIDDVQPLVFGALIRFVYTDVLVLPGDLEGDDYKEMVRHLLEAADRYGVERLKLVCESILCRSLDGNTVETTLALADQHYCKALKDVCVQFMSLGL, encoded by the exons ATGGCGTCGTCGACgtgcacggcgccgccgcccaccgtcCGCGGCGTGCACCATTTCGAGATCATCGGCTACAGACTCATCAAAGGCCTCTCCCCGGGCGAGTACGTCCGGTCCGGCGCCTTCGTCGTCGGCGGCTACCGGTGGTCCGTGCGCTTCTACCCCGGCGGCTTCTCGCCGCCGCACCGCGCGCACGTGTCGGCGTTCCtcaagatcacgaccaacagcGCGAGGGCGTGGGCGCGCTTCGACCTCCGCCTGCTCGACCGCGCCACGGGGCTGTCGCGCTCCGTGCACCGCGCTGCGGCGCCCGTCGTCTTCGACTACTCGGCGGCGCACAAGAAGTGCAAGGGCAAGCGCGGCGCCCGCGCGTTCATGCCGCGGGCCGAGCTCGAGGCGTCGCCGTACCTGCGCGGCGACCGCCTCACGATCGAGTGCGTCGTCgatgtcgtcgtcgccgccggcgag GACCTGGCGGACATCGCGTTCCACGTCGGAGGAGAGGTGTTCCGTGCACACAAGGTCGTGCTCGCGACGCGGTCGCCGGTGTTCATGGCGGAGCTCTACGGAGGGATGAAGGAGAAGGGGATGGAGCGCATCGCCATCGACGACGTGCAACCGTTGGTGTTCGGAGCTCTGATCCGTTTCGTGTACACGGATGTGTTGGTGCTCCCTGGTGACCTGGAAGGAGATGACTACAAGGAGATGGTGAGGCATCTCCTTGAGGCGGCGGATCGATACGGCGTGGAGCGGCTGAAGCTGGTATGTGAGAGCATCCTGTGCAGGAGCCTCGACGGGAACACGGTGGAGACGACGCTCGCCTTGGCTGATCAACACTACTGCAAGGCACTGAAAGATGTCTGCGTTCAGTTTATGTCTCTGGGATTATAA
- the LOC105915171 gene encoding BTB/POZ and MATH domain-containing protein 4, translating to MASSPNTKSTSTTATVRGEHRFDIEGYSHKQGAGAGNALTSGTFAVGGFDWAICYYPNGRSNEAFVSVFVRLVTPNATARALFDLRLLHRATGLPRSVCRSREPVAFSAGKAKKRERGARAFMMRAELAASPYLGDDDRLTVECVLDVVQETWLSQTTAAPEIAEPPPSDLREHFIGLLQTQVGADVTFAVQGEAFRAHRVVLEARSPVFKVELTESLAATKEGEEDTGETMAIDGMTPLVFKTLLHFIYTDALPDMGDLGREEYQELVRNLHAAADRYAMCRLNQICMVILQKELDAKTVAAELDSTGQRHHCQALGDGCVQFMPSSGMEG from the coding sequence ATGGCATCGTCGCCGAACACGAAGTCCACGagcacgacggcgacggtgcGCGGCGAGCACCGGTTCGACATAGAAGGGTACAGCCACAAgcagggcgccggcgccgggaacGCCCTCACCTCCGGCACCTTCGCCGTCGGCGGCTTCGACTGGGCGATCTGTTACTACCCCAACGGGAGGAGCAACGAGGCGTTCGTCTCCGTCTTCGTCCGGCTCGTGACGCCGAACGCCACCGCGCGGGCGCTGTTCGACCTCCGGCTGTTGCACCGCGCCACCGGGCTGCCGCGCTCGGTCTGCCGTAGCAGGGAGCCGGTGGCGTTCAGCGCCGGCAAGGCCAAGAAGCGCGAGCGGGGCGCCCGCGCGTTCATGATGAGGGCGGAGCTCGCGGCGTCGCCGTACCTCGGCGACGACGACCGCCTCACCGTCGAGTGCGTCCTCGACGTCGTGCAGGAGACCTGGCTCTCCCAGACCACGGCGGCTCCGGAGATCGCCGAGCCGCCGCCATCCGACCTGCGGGAGCACTTCATCGGGCTCTTACAGACGCAGGTGGGGGCGGATGTCACCTTCGCCGTTCAGGGAGAAGCGTTCCGCGCGCACCGGGTCGTGCTAGAGGCGCGGTCGCCGGTGTTCAAGGTCGAGCTCACCGAGTCGCTGGCGGCGAcgaaggagggggaggaggacaCTGGTGAGACGATGGCCATCGACGGCATGACGCCTCTGGTGTTCAAGACCCTGCTCCACTTCATCTACACCGACGCGTTGCCCGACATGGGCGATCTTGGTAGGGAGGAGTACCAAGAACTTGTGCGAAATCTTCATGCGGCGGCGGATCGATACGCAATGTGTAGGCTGAACCAGATATGCATGGTGATCCTGCAGAAAGAACTTGATGCGAAGACCGTGGCAGCTGAGCTGGATTCAACTGGACAGCGCCACCATTGCCAAGCTCTGGGAGACGGTTGTGTTCAGTTCATGCCTTCGTCTGGAATGGAAGGATGA
- the LOC101776876 gene encoding probable LRR receptor-like serine/threonine-protein kinase At3g47570 (The sequence of the model RefSeq protein was modified relative to this genomic sequence to represent the inferred CDS: added 73 bases not found in genome assembly), protein MSRSLLSPHGKQPAGWRYXXXXXSVMNLKAIQQIDLSHNNITGQIPDFFNSFTALEDLDLSFNNFEGPVPTSGYFRNGSVVDLYGNTKLCASVSMFALPICPTTSTVLKKRHLINTRLLLIVAPPIAIAFFSFLCCMITLLKKRTHTASIYKGTMKKVSYGDILKATNWLSPVNKISSSRTSSIYIGRFEFETDLVAIKVFHLDEHGSLNNFLMECEVLRNTRHRNLMKPVTLCSTVDLDNNEFKAIVFDFMANGSLDMWVHPKLYQNSPKRGLSLGQRIRIAMDVASALDYMHNQLTPPLVHCDLKPANVLLDYDMTARVGDFGSAKFLSLGLSSPEGFVAIGGTMGYIAPEYGMGYKISTGCDVYSFGVLLLEMLTGKRPTDTMFIDGMSLHKLVSSAYPNGLPEVLDPYMSQEGDRAFASSTLQGYLIPLVEVALSCSMELPKDRPVMHDICAKIFEIGESFL, encoded by the exons TCATGAACCTGAAAGCCATCCAGCAGATTGATCTTTCTCATAACAACATAACAGGACAAATTCCAGATTTTTTCAATAGTTTCACTGCATTGGAGGACCTTGATTTATCTTTCAACAACTTTGAGGGGCCTGTTCCGACCAGTGGCTACTTCCGTAATGGCAGTGTAGTAGATTTGTATGGCAACACTAAGCTATGTGCAAGTGTCTCCATGTTTGCATTGCCGATTTGCCCCACAACATCAACAGTACTGAAGAAAAGGCACCTCATCAACACTCGCTTATTGCTAATAGTAGCTCCACCAATCGCTATTGCCTTTTTCTCGTTCTTATGCTGTATGATCACACTTCTGAAGAAAAGAACACACACAGCATCAATTTACAAGGGGACCATGAAGAAGGTATCCTATGGTGACATCCTCAAGGCTACCAATTGGCTCTCTCCTGTCAACAAGATCAGCTCAAGCCGCACTAGTTCTATCTACATTGGCAGATTTGAGTTTGAGACAGATCTCGTGGCCATCAAAGTGTTCCATCTTGACGAGCATGGTTCACTAAACAACTTCCTTATGGAATGTGAAGTGCTCAGAAACACCCGGCATCGCAATCTTATGAAACCAGTGACCTTATGCTCAACAGTGGACTTGGATAACAACGAGTTCAAAGCtatagtttttgatttcatggCTAATGGAAGCTTGGACATGTGGGTGCACCCAAAGTTATACCAAAACAGCCCCAAGAGAGGTTTAAGCTTGGGTCAGAGGATAAGAATAGCTATGGATGTTGCTTCGGCTTTGGACTACATGCACAACCAACTCACACCACCTCTAGTTCACTGCGATTTGAAGCCAGCTAATGTTCTTTTGGATTACGATATGACGGCTCGAGTTGGTGATTTTGGATCTGCAAAGTTTCTATCTTTGGGTCTCAGTAGTCCAGAAGGTTTTGTTGCTATAGGAGGAACTATGGGATATATCGCACCTG AGTACGGAATGGGGTATAAAATCTCAACTGGGTGTGATGTGTACAGTTTCGGTGTGTTGCTGCTAGAAATGCTCACCGGAAAGCGACCCACTGATACAATGTTCATCGATGGCATGAGCCTTCACAAGCTGGTGAGCTCAGCATATCCAAATGGACTTCCTGAGGTTTTAGATCCCTACATGTCCCAGGAGGGAGACCGTGCATTTGCATCATCAACACTACAGGGCTATCTGATACCATTGGTTGAAGTTGCCCTCTCATGTTCTATGGAACTACCCAAAGATCGACCAGTAATGCATGATATTTGTGCCAAAATATTTGAGATCGGCGAGTCATTCCTCTAG